The Cervus elaphus chromosome 20, mCerEla1.1, whole genome shotgun sequence genomic interval AGGAAAGGAGACTGCGATTCTAATTTGGCTGTGCCCCTTgtttgtgaccttggacaaactcCTCTGAGTCTCAACTTCCTCCCACATATAACGGGGATACATACCCGACATCATAAAGGTGCTTtgtggagaaaataaaacaatgcgTTATAAAACATATAGCACAGGGCTTGGCACCTGGCAGGAGTTGTAAAAGGTGGCTATAAGCCAACAGTTAGGGATATTGGTCTGCGAGGATCAGCCACATGAAGCATCTCTGCTGGGAATGTTGGGCCCATACTATAAGCAGTGCTAGGAAGACTGACCTTGGAAAGGGTCAGAACTGGTCTTGACCTTAGGATCCCTGGGACTCTCTCTCTCCCAACAGATGAGAAGTTGGAGGCAAGTCCCGCCCCAGGTCCCTCGGCTGACTCGGGCCCAGTGGACGTGGCCCCTGCCCTGGAGGACTGCTTGTCCCAGGAGGTGCAGGATTCCTTCTCCTTCCTAGAGGACTCAAGCAGCTCAGAACCtgagtgggtgggggtggaggacggGGAGGTGGCCAAGGCAGGACCGGCAGGAGCAGCCTTCTCCCCTGGGGAGGAAGACCCTGGGCTGGGCTACCTGGAGGAGCTCCTGGGAGTTGGGCCTCAGGTAAGGAGGCACTGTGCTGGGTTTGGGGGTGTTAAGGAGCCCAGAGGGTGGACAGGGCCACGTAGTCCTAAGCCATGATGCTGTATTTACAGGTGGAGGAGTTCTCTGTGGAGCCACCCCTGGATGACCTGTCCCTGGATGAGGCACAGTTTGTCCTGGCTCCCAGCTGCTGTTCCCTGGACTCTCCTGGCCCCAGGCCTGAAACAGAGGAGGAAAGCGGGGAGGAAGTCTTCCTGAGTGCCTATGATGACCTAAGTCCCCTTCTGGAGCCCAAACACCCAACCTGGGAGGGGCCaggcagtgaaaaggaaaaggcagCAGGGTCTGGAAGACAGGAGGCTTCAGGACAGGCTGAGGGAGAGCAAGCCTTGAGTGAAGATGGAGAGAACAAGGAGGGTGGGCCTGGAAGCAGACGGGACgccagggaggaggctgaggggagCCCAGAGAGTGACGTGGAGGGCAGAGTGGCCAGTGAGGAAGGAGCAGAGGCTGAGGGAAGCCAGCAGCTGATTGACAGTTTGAAAGAAGGATGTGGGGAGGAGACACAGGCCAAGGCAGAGGAGTCCAAAGGTCAGCAGGAGGATGAGAGAACGGAGGAAGCTAAGCGTGTGGAAGCAACTGGAGGAGAGCTGGTTAAAAAcaaggggaaggaaagaaagactgaGAGAGAGGGAGGTGCTGAGGAAGCAGATGAAGCCCAGCTAGCAGCTGGAAGGGACTCAGAGCATGAGGTCCAGGAAAACCAAATTGCTGAAGAGAGCTGGGAAGTTGTACACAAAGAGGCTGACGGAGGCAGAGAAAATGAGGTCAAAGGACAAAGGGGAGATGAGGGTCAAGAGGCAAGAGAAGACCAAGGAGATGGAGAAGATAGCAGGatcccagcagcagcagcagctgaaggAGGAGCAGGGGAGATCAGCAAGGAACGGGAGTGTGGACACGGAGAAGCTGAGGGAGACCAGAGAGCTGGAGGGGAACGTGTAGAAGAGGGTTCCCTCCCCGAAGGGTCACAGGTAGAGTCCCTGGAGGTTGACAGTGCCAAAGGAGGCAGCTCCCAGTCCTCTGAGACAGAGCAGGCAGCCCCACAGCCGCCTCGGCCGGAGGAGACGGACCCTGAGGGGCAGCCCAATCCCCCTGGCTCGGCTGGCGGTGTGGGCATGCGCCTGGCTTCCACCCTCGTTCAGGTCCAGCAGGTCCGCTCTGTGCCTGTGGTACCGCCCAAGCCACAGTTTGCCAAGGTGCCCAGTGCGATGTGTGGCAAGATCCATGTGGCACCAGCACACCCATGCCCAAAGCCTGGCCGGCTCGATGGGGACAGGGCCTGGAGCTCCCGAGCCTCCCGCTCCTCTTGGAGGAATGGGGGCAGTCTTTCCTTTGATGCTGCCGTGGCCCTGGCTCGGGACCGCCAGAGGACTGAAGCTCAGGCAGTTCGGCGGACCCAGACCTGTACTGGTGCTGGGGACTACAGCCTCATCCCCAAAACCTCCCCCCATAGCATGATCCCTGCCTACGCTCCCCGGCCCCTTAGCTGCCTGGAGATCCCAGCTGAGGGCACAGACGGGTCTGGACCCCGGAGTCGGTTTAGCCTGCCTCCCAGAGAACCCCAACCTCCTGATCCCCTTATGTCCCCCCAGCGCCGATCATATGCATTCGAAACACAGGCTAACTCTGGGAAAGGTGAGGGACTATAATTAGGACCGGAGCACTGGGAATAAGGGACAGCAGTTGTCTCCCGGGTCTAGGACGATTTCATCTGCAGCCTGAACAGCTGTAGTGCCCAGCTCTATAGGTTTTGGCCCTGCAGCTTCTCGTTTTGACTTGGGAAGCACTGTCTTGGTGTTTACCTGAGCTTGTCTCAGACACAAACACTTATCCCTTAGGAGATTGCTGAGAAAGTCACCAAGATCCTGTCCCCAGAGAGAGGGGTCACTGGCCAAAGGGAACAAAGAGTAGGTGGAAAACGTAACTGTTTCTCAAAGTGAAGAATGAAGAGGGAACTCCAGCCAAGGTCGTCTTCCTCTGAGGCAATGAACTCTTCACGGAAGTCCAGAGTAGAGGCGGGGTCAGGACCAGGTTGGAGCCTATTACACACACTTTTAGAGGTTATCTATCCTTGTTCTACTCTTGGTTCCTTGGATACCTCCTGCTCCTATTAGCTCCAGATTAGGAGAAAAATGTCCAGGAAACTCTTTGAATACACAGTATTTGTTGGCAGGGCTAGTTCCATTCCCAGCTCCCCAACCTTCTGCCTCCCTGGATCTCTAGGAACTGAGGTCTTGTGTAGATCTCTCtggcctcttctttctcctttggaaTAACTTCCTATTTTAGGGAAGAGGGATCGCGTCACTCAGGCTCTGGGATTATTTCTCTGGACAAGATGGGTCCACAGGTCCCAAGGGGCAATATCTCAGAATAAATGCTGTATTTTTACACATAAATAGTGTGGTTTCTTTTTACACTTACTAAAGTGTTGAATGATAGATACCATatcttccaaggtggtgctagtagtaaataacccacctgccaatgcaggatatgtaagagatGGGGGGttacatccctgggttggaagatcccctgcatgaggaaatggcaaaccactccaggattTCTGTCTGGCGAACCCAACAgactaaggagcctggcaggctacagtgcacagggtcacaaagtcagacacgaccggagtgacttagcacgcatagtTATATCTTCACGTTTGGTCAAACGTTGcattcttctgtttttattgtCTGGGTGTTCTTCCTCAATTGTCGTGGTGGAGACCTATAGCTAGAAACTAGAGCTGGGTTCACAGTGGTCAGGAAATGAGGAAGGGAAACTTATATTTACATAATGCTCTTTATATGCCAGTAGAGCTAGGTATTCTACGTGCACAGAATCTATGCTCTTAATTTTTGGTCAccgaataatttttaaagtttggtaCTGgtatctccattaaaaaaaaaaaaaagttttatttggctgcactgggtcttaattgcagcacgtgggattttccatcttagttgcagcatgtgggcttttgttgttgctgctgctgcctgcGAACGCATCCTTGTGGCAtgtgaccaaggatggaacctagcatcccctgcattgggagcacaaagtcttagtCACTTGACTAAGTGACTTGACTAGagaccagggaagtctctagtatctcattttacaggtgaggaaacaaaagTTAATTAGGTCAAAATGTTTGCCAAAGGTCTCAGAACTAACAAGTGGCAGAGGTAGGTCTGAGACCCAAATTTGTCTGGTTCAGGGTCTGAACTCTTCCCTTACACCACACTACTTCAAATCCATTAAGGGTAGGTCCtgactgaaaagaaaaggaattaaaatacCTTTCACAGAAACTGAGACTCACAAAAACTAGACGCCTTCGGGGTCTTCCAGTGACTACAAAGGCTaatgctgctgttcagttgctaaatcctgtcaactctttgcgactccacggactgtagcccgccaggctcctctgttcatggaatttcccaagcaagaacactggagtgggttgccatttcctcctccaggggatcttctcaaccatgGGATGGAACTTACGTCTCCTCCACCAGCAGGAGGATTCAttaaccactgagccgccagggaagcccggcTAACACTAATACACATGAGCACATCCATATTTATGTATGCCCAGATGTCCTAATCTCCAATAGGAAACTTCAAATGGGTGGCCTGATCCAAGATGCCCTCCCAAATAGCTCTTTTTAAAGACGGCGCCTCTGCCTCCATCTGACGTCCCTCATTTGATATAAGCTCACTTCTCCTGGAACTAAAATGGCCCTGGCCGGCAGAAAAATGGTAGCACCAAGTTGATCGTCCTTCTTACGTTCTTGCCTAAAGCCACTTGGACTTCAGTGTCCTTCTCCCAGGACCCCAAAAGGTTGTTTCGtcccagcaccagcaccaccccACGCAAGCCCGCATCCAAACCCTCAGCAACATGGAGGGAACGGAAGTCGGGCGGCTCGGAGGCAGAGAAGGCTGGGTGGGTCGAGAGACACTTCCGCCCCTCACCAACATGGCGGCGGGCCGGGAGTGCGCATGATCAGCTGTCCCTGGAGATACCCGAGTCCGGAGGGGAGAACACGGTCGGGGGAGATCGGCGGCTGCGGCGGCGTTGGCCGGTGAGTGCAGGACATAGCGGGAGTCTGGAGACTGGGTGAGCCGGCGAGGCACAGCAGCGTTGATTTTCTCCCCGTTTTCTAGGTTCAGGAACTCCTGGGGCGGAAGTCTTTGTTTTGAGGGAGGGGGCATTGCCCGGCTCTTTATCTCCTACCCCCTTTGTGGGCCGAACTCACTCCCCGCCCCCGGGCGCGCACGTCCCCGCCCTCCTGCGCTGCCAGCCGCGGGCCGCTGGGCCGGAGACCGCAGGGCTAGCTGAGCCCCCGGCGTCCTTCCCTACCCCCGAGGAGCAGCGCGGGCTGGGGGTGAGCCCGGCCGGGCTAGCCGGGTCGCCGCGCGGGCCCCTGGGCTCGCGCCTGGCCGTAGCTCAGCTGCTGAGCGCCTGCTGGTTGGTGGGCCCGCAGGGAGACGCCGCATTCTCAGGCGAGGTCTAGGTGCCTGACTTCTTTGCGGACTTGATTTTTCCCTTTGTGTCCAGACTTAGCTAAGCTCTTGCAGGGCCCTCCTTCTCGGACTGTGCACGCACGCCACAACATCCTAGCCCCCTTTCCGTGTCGCATACCCCTAAAGCTCAGGAAATGCTTCCGGATGTCCAACTAAGATTTGAATAAGTAGCCTGACCCCGTTGCCGATTGTCCTCAGAAGCTGCTCCTGGCTGACAGCTGTGGGCCTTAGAGACGCCTCCTGTACCCTGCCCTCGGTTTGATTGCTTCCTTTTGCTGTCAGTGCTGCAAGCTTCAGAGGGGCATTTCCTCCGCAGGTTTGAGGATAGAACGGTAGGTGGTCTTGAAACACCAGTCCTACTTCCCCCTTAGGGACTGGGATCTTCTTGCAGCGCTACTTCCTCTGGACGGTTTCACTTTCAGTTCCGTTTTTGGGGGTTAACACTTTGGATACAAGCTTTCCATGACTCATCCGCTGAAGATGAAGGTTTGGGGGACCTTATGGGTAGAGAATTTACAAAAACCTCACCCCTTTCCTGTCGAGATTATTTTATTGCTTTACACTGTATAGCTGTTTCCTCCTGGAGGCGCCTTCCTTTGTTTTTCCTGCCCACCTCCCGCCGCACTCCAGccgtctccccccaccccttgcccgtctaccccgccccgccccgccccagtcAGGGTCTTAAGGCAGGCACCTTGTGGATGGATTCCTCCCCCATTGTCTCCTCTTTCCGAACCCTGGAGTTTTCTCCCTTCTCACTGGGTTCAGTTGATTTGGAGTTGTCATGGCAACATTTTAGCAACTGTGTTGTTCTACAGGAAGGCTTGGTGAATAAAATAGTAGAGGCTTGAAGATGATACACTAGGGCTTTAAGGTCTTTTTAATGAATGACATATATCTGGACTTCCCCAAACAACAGCCGGATCAGTAGAATGGGGCCCAAGGGCCAAGTCTGGCCTTTAGGGTTCTGGAGGTTTTCTTTTCATAGATCTGAGGACAGGTATTTGTTGGTGTTCAGTATGTGTGCCTGAGGAACTGGAATAAGCATCAGGATCTATGGTCCTGTATTTTTTGATAGCTGTGGTCTAAACATGGCCCCTCCTTATCCCGATATCATGGCAGATCATAATAGCTTTAATAATCATCCATCCAGAAATATGTTTCAGTCTTTCAGTATAATTATCCCCTCTCCATCAGGAGATGGAGTGAGAATTGGAGAGGTGAGGAACATTATTTGTAGAATTGCTTTTTCAGTCACTGTAGGCAGCCTTCAGCATTAGAATGGAGAAAGCTGGTTGTCCCTTGCAGAAGATTGGTTATGTTCCTGGATGTGTCTTCATGGAGCCTAGGTTCTAGAAATCGGAGAGCTTTCAGTTTCCTAGACTCACTAGATTCCCTGATTTCTACCAGGACTTAGCACTCAGGCCTGTGAGGCAGGAGATACGAAGATTTCCAAAGAAGGACCAGTTCCTCGGATGTACCCCCTCACAGAGAGATGAAGGGGTGAGTGAAGAAGAGGTAGGGCCTGGAATGGGAGATGGGAACCCTGGGAGAATGCAAAATGGCTAGGAGCACtggctctggagtcaggcagACCTCAATTTAGGTCCCAGCTATATCACCTAGCTATGTAATCTGTTTATAAAATGCAAGTAGTTCTACCTACTCATAATTGCTGTTCTTAGTACTAAATAAGATATTGCCTGTTAAATGCTTGACTCAGTGCTAGGTATATACCAGCTCTGGTTATTCTAACCTCCCCTAGCATCTGTTGGGAATGCCAATGAGTTTGGGAGCCATATGTTACTGGGCCAGTGACTTTTTCCCCTTATTCTTCCTCTTGTCCCTTCACAAACAGGCAGCAGAAAacagcagaaactgaagaggggACAGTGCAGATTCAGGAAGGTGAGTGGGAGAAACAGAACTGAGCTGAGACCAGCAGCCCATTGTGGTCTCACCCCACACCCCATGGGCCTATCACCTATGTacccttctctttttaaatgacaTGCAAGTGCAACAGAGGGAGAAAAGCCGGAACTCAcaaactttttccttttaattcagGCGCAGTGGCAACTGGGGAGGACCCCACCAGTGTGGCTATAGCTAGCATCCAGTCAGCTGCCACTTTCCCTGACCCCAACGTCAAGTACGTCTTCCGAACTGAAAATGGGGGCCAGGTAAGGGAGGGGGCCAGGTGGCTGCAGGTGTTACCTGGGGTTGGCATTGAGGGAGGTGATTGAACCTGTCATGGGGAGACCTGGTTTGGAGGATGAGGTGAAGATGTGGACTAATTGGAgggtgggagttggggggggggtggaataTGAGGTTTACAGTAGAGATTGGTATGGGGTGGGGGCTATGCTGAAACCACTGTATGGGAAAAGGAGGGGAAATGGTTAAATACACATCTCTGAAGGATTCTTTTGGGGGGCCCTATCCAAGAGAAGCTTTATGAGGAGCTCTGGAGTCCCTAGCACTTactctcttgttttctcttcccttcctccctttcctgaATCTAGGTGATGTACAGGGTGATCCAGGTGTCTGAAGGGCAGCTGGATGGCCAGACTGAGGGGACTGGTGCCATCAGTGGCTACCCTGCCACTCAATCCATGACCCAGGTACACGGGGATGGGCTGCAGAGGGGACTTGAGCTCTGAGTAGTAAGATGAAGAAGGGAACTAGTAGGATGGGCGTGGCTAGGGATAGTGAGACATCTGGGGCTGCCCTGACCCAAAGCACTAGACTCTTCTTCTCTGGATGTTTCTCCCTGTCTGCTCACAAGAGATAGAGCTGCAGAGTAGTTCATGGGAAGTATCTGACTGTCACTTGTCTCTGTTCTCTTGCTCCCCTTGCCAGGCCGTGATCCAGGGTGCGTTCACGAGTGATGATGCAGTTGACACAGAGGGGACAGCTGCTGAGACGCACTATACTTACTTCCCCAGCACTGCAGTGGGAGATGGGGCAGGGGGTACCACATCGGGGAGTACAGCAGCTGTTGTTACTACCCAGGGCTCAGAGGCACTACTGGGGCAGGCGACCCCTCCTGGCACTGGTGAGATATTATGTGAGGATGCTGGCTGGAGGGGCTAGGATAGGCTGCGGGACGTGGCTGGTGGGCAGTGGGCCTTTACTCATGATCCCTTGATGATCACTAAGACCTGGGCAGGCAGTGAGTCTGGGGCTGCCCTTCCAGCAGGAGGCAGTATGTCTTTTTTTAGAGGAGGATCCCAGGGCCTTGGCCTTAGAGCTTGGTGAAGGTCCTAGTTCCATGTCCTGACAGAACCTCCCCTGCATCCTCACAGGTCAGTTCTTTGTGATGATGTCACCACAAGAAGTGCTGCAAGGAGGAAGCCAGCGCTCTATTGCCCCCAGGACCCACCCTTATTCCCCGTGAGTAACCCTTGTTTCTTCTCAGTTACCAGGAATAGTCTTGATTCTTTCCAAAGATTTGGTGTGGTTCCTCACCCCAAACTCCAATCTCAGTTTTTGACCTTGCCTCACTCTGGCCCCCCTGGACTCTATTGTTAGGAAGTCAGAAGCTCCCcggacaactcgggatgagaAACGCAGGGCTCAGCATAATGAAGGTAGGCATGATCTGCATGTGAAGCTTGGAGCTGTCTGGTGGAATTGGGGACCTCTATGATGTTGAAGGGAGAGGTTAGGTAATATTACCCTGGGGCCTTTGGTGAGTTCTCCCCGAGTCACCGTGTCCTCTGCTTGCCCCACAGTGGAGCGCCGCCGCCGTGACAAGATTAACAACTGGATTGTACAGCTGTCCAAGATCATCCCAGACTGCTCCATGGAGAGCACCAAGTCTGGCCAGGTCATGGAAAGACCCTGGTAGTGGCCAGGATGCCTGAATTCTGTCTCCTGGCATTGCTTCCAGAAATGGTAGAGAGTGGGCACACATGGCAGTAGTTTTTTCCTATCTGTCTCTGAGGTTCCTGAATCCCTGGGAGATGTTATTCCACCATCCTTTAAGGGAAAACAAGGTCCAGAGTGTGAACATGCTTTTGGAAAGCAAGCCAGGTATTTTTATATCCTAGTCCTTattttgttggcttttttttaACAGAGTAAAGGTGGAATTCTATCCAAAGCCTGTGATTATATCCAGGAACTTCGGCAGAGTAACCACCGGTTGTCTGAAGAACTGCAGGGGCTTGACCAACTACAGCTGGACAACGATGTGCTTCGACAGCAGGTCAGgacctccccccccgccccccgcccccgctcagTACAGCTGTCCTCGACCTCCCTCCCTAGCCACCAGCCCAGCTTGGGACTCCCTATTTTGTCTTCCATAGGGGGAGCTTTATCTATACCTCATCACTGGTGGGTGTCTGAATAAGTTCAGAGACTTGGGTGTGCTAACTTTTCTACCTGTTTCCCTTACTGCTCTTTCCCATGTCCAGGTAGAAGAACTTAAGAACAAGAATCTGCTGCTGCGAGCTCAGCTGCGGCACCACGGAGTGGAGGTTGTCATCAAGACTGACAGCAACTAACTCTGGGGGCGCAGGGGCTCCAAGCTCTACAGCCCCTTTCCGAGAACTTCAGATagcccaggagccacaggctAATCACCCCACGCCCCTTTCCTTCACTGCCCACATTTGGCATGGGACTGGAGGGAGTTCAGAAGGCGTCTCTTTGAATTAAGGCCCTGTGATCTAGCAGCCTGCAGTGGTGTGAAACACACACCGTGGGTGTGCACGGACAGTCTCGCCCAATCAACCCTCCCACGCAGCCCCCGGGCCCCTGTGCTCCTCCTGCACAATGCATGTGCTGTCTCCATGCTGGACGCTGGACACTAAACTGGGGGGCTTGCCCCCTGCTTGCTTAAGGTGCCAGCAGACGGTCTGCTGACAAGCAGTGTCCTGGCTTGCCTCAGGACTGGCGCTTCCACTGGTTCTTCCTTTCCCTGGAGCTCAGATGTGCTCCTCAGGACTCTGGGGAACAGGCTTTAGCAGGAAGTGGGGATCGGAGGCTTAGCAGTGGCTGCTGCCCCAGGAAGAGGAGATTGGCCAGCAAGCAGCTAAGGCCTGTGCAGGTCTCTGGCACCACGGAGAACAAGAGGCAGGGCCCACTGGGGGCCTTACCCCATTGTGGggacggtttttttttttttttccttttttttttaaagataaaatgttcAGAGCCATAACTGTCTCTGGGTCTTCCTCCCTTTGTGGGCTccaggctgggagggagggaacaCACTGCTTTGACTAGTAAGGGTTGGGTCAAGGTTGGGTGGGGTATCTGAGCTCCTATGGTTACGACAACGAGTCCTACTACTTGGGCCGGGCCAATGTGTCGTTGGCCGTCCACGCCCGCAATCGCGAGGATTTCTCTTGCGAGTGTTAGGAGCACCGGGAACAGGTGCGGCGGGGGCTGTGCGGGAGGCGGTGCCTTTGCTTCCGGTTCCGGTGGGTCTCGGCTCAGCTGCAGCTTCGGGAGGGCGGGGGAGATGCTGCCCGCTCCCAGGGGGCGGGCCGGGGCCAGGTTCCTGAAACTCCCATTTGCGGTGCGCACCATGGCTGGAGGTACCTGcaggggagacctgggatcagGTCTAGACCAACTTGTGGCCTTAGGAGCTCTCGGAACGCCCCCGGTGGAGGTGCACGCGGAGGGAGGCGCGAAGGGGAGTGGCGGAGGGGTCCTCACGCATCCCCCGCCAGGTTGGGGCGCGGCCAGGTGAGGGGGGCCCCGCGGCAGGCGAGCGGGCGGCAGTCCTGCTTCCCTCAAGGCTCGCGTGCCCCTCTCCTCAGAGCCTACGGTCTCGCTCCCTGAACTCCGTTCGCTCCTGGCCTCGGGCCGGGCTCGGCTCTTTGACGTGAGATCCCGGGAGGAGGCGGCGGCTGGAACCATCCCTGGGGCTGTCAACATCCCGGGTACGGGATTGAGGGGGGTAAGCCCTGGTGGTGGATTGGAGACAGTTTAGGAGGGTCTTAGCCAATAGGACCTCATTTAGGATGATGTGGGAAGGCACAGGTTACAGGGGTCCGGTATTCCTGTGGCTCCCGGCCCCCAAACTTCGCTTAAGAAGGGCTGATGGGAGGCGGATCCTGGCAGCGGAACTGGCCCTTCCAGTTTGAGGGGGTAACAGGCAATGAGGAAGGGGCAGGCCGGATTCACACGCTTGACCTCCCCAAAGCTGGATGCCTGAGTTTGCCCGCGCCTCCTCACAAACTAGGGAAGTGGCTTCCATTCAGAGGTGGTTTGGCTGACCTCCTGGGCAGGTAGGACATATCCTGTCCTTGaagtgggtgggggtggaggggggaggagtTGTCACCATGTGTTGTTTTGGGGCCCCTTGGAGATGTGTTCGACCACAGGACCGGTCCTTCCAGACCCAACCACTGAACCTGAGATTGCCCAACTGCCGGCTTTCCATTGTATCCTCTCTACTCCTCCTCCCAGTTTCAGAGTTGGAAAGCGCCCTGCAGATGGAGCCAGCTGCTTTCAAGGGTTTGTACTCCGCTGAGAAGCCAAAGCTGGAAGAGAATCTCATTTTCTTCTGTCAGATGGGCAAGCGGGGCTTGCAGGCCACGCAGTTGGCCCAGAGCCTTGGATACAAAGGGTATGGGCTTGGTAAGAGGGCGGGGGCGGTGGTGCCTGGGGACTGCCTCCTGGGCTCTGTCCTTCCCTCACCCCTATTTTTTTTCACAGGGCTCGGAACTATGAAGGGGCCTATAGAGAATGGCTCCAGAAAGAAGGTTAGGTAGAATGTGGCTTACTGAATGCTCCCTCCCCGCTGCCAGTGGCCGCCTTAACTAAGAGTGATGAAGGGGCTCTTGTTGGGTTGAGCAACTTCTTACAGTGCTGTGCATGAAAAGCAGCAAATAAAGAGCATTTAATCAAAGTATTGGAAGCACTTAATTTGTCAGGTGTACTGAAAACAGTTCTAATCATAACCTAGACTTCAATTCCGCCCTAGGTCCTTCTTCCAGCATTCATCTGTCCCccaaccaaaaccaaaaccaaaacacccAGAAGTTTGCTGAAAGACAATAATCCAGAATCACCTGgtagcttaaaaaacaaaacaaaacttaggCCTCATCTCTGATTTGGTGGGAGCTGATTTCACAAGGCCCTCAAGTAATTCTGATATGCAGTAAGGAGCCAGAACTAGACCAGAGGTCAGTAAACTATGGCCCCACTTGGTCTTGCCACCATGACCATTTGTTTACACATTGTCCGTGACTATTACTGTGCCAAAATGGGGGAATAGTTGCAACAGAAACTATATGTTCTTTGAAGTATCTAGTCCTTTATAGAAAGTGTGTGTACCGTTGCTCTAGGTCTTCAGGTCCCCAGCCCCAACCTCATTTCCCTCAGACTTTGTCACTGGGTTAAGGAAATGAAATGGTTCTCCCAGGCAGTTGGGTGAAGGAATGGATGCCACCCCTAATCCCAAGCATAGGTCACAGGTATGAGGAGCTCCCCCTGTGCCACCAGAAAGAGGTCTGAGTTTTTACCAGCACAGTTCCTTGATCCCACAGTAGATTTAACAGAATTTAATTGgtttaaaagaaacacagaaagaaacagCACATACTCACGGAGGCAAAATGCAACACTATACAGTAGGTATGTAATTTCCCTCTGTCGTGGTTCATGGTTTAATGCATATCCTTCCAGACCTATTAAATATTTCAATgtcagagtttttgttttttttttaaattaatttatttggctgtactgaaTCTTcattgaggcatgcaggatctttagttgaagcatgcaaactcttaattggtacatgtgggatctagttccctaaccaaggatcaaactcaga includes:
- the USF1 gene encoding upstream stimulatory factor 1 isoform X1; the protein is MKGQQKTAETEEGTVQIQEGAVATGEDPTSVAIASIQSAATFPDPNVKYVFRTENGGQVMYRVIQVSEGQLDGQTEGTGAISGYPATQSMTQAVIQGAFTSDDAVDTEGTAAETHYTYFPSTAVGDGAGGTTSGSTAAVVTTQGSEALLGQATPPGTGQFFVMMSPQEVLQGGSQRSIAPRTHPYSPKSEAPRTTRDEKRRAQHNEVERRRRDKINNWIVQLSKIIPDCSMESTKSGQSKGGILSKACDYIQELRQSNHRLSEELQGLDQLQLDNDVLRQQVEELKNKNLLLRAQLRHHGVEVVIKTDSN
- the USF1 gene encoding upstream stimulatory factor 1 isoform X3, whose product is MKGQQKTAETEEGTVQIQEGAVATGEDPTSVAIASIQSAATFPDPNVKYVFRTENGGQVMYRVIQVSEGQLDGQTEGTGAISGYPATQSMTQAVIQGQFFVMMSPQEVLQGGSQRSIAPRTHPYSPKSEAPRTTRDEKRRAQHNEVERRRRDKINNWIVQLSKIIPDCSMESTKSGQSKGGILSKACDYIQELRQSNHRLSEELQGLDQLQLDNDVLRQQVEELKNKNLLLRAQLRHHGVEVVIKTDSN
- the USF1 gene encoding upstream stimulatory factor 1 isoform X2; its protein translation is MYRVIQVSEGQLDGQTEGTGAISGYPATQSMTQAVIQGAFTSDDAVDTEGTAAETHYTYFPSTAVGDGAGGTTSGSTAAVVTTQGSEALLGQATPPGTGQFFVMMSPQEVLQGGSQRSIAPRTHPYSPKSEAPRTTRDEKRRAQHNEVERRRRDKINNWIVQLSKIIPDCSMESTKSGQSKGGILSKACDYIQELRQSNHRLSEELQGLDQLQLDNDVLRQQVEELKNKNLLLRAQLRHHGVEVVIKTDSN
- the TSTD1 gene encoding thiosulfate:glutathione sulfurtransferase isoform X3, whose product is MCRWPSTPAIARISLASVRSTGNRCGGGCAGGGAFASGSEPTVSLPELRSLLASGRARLFDVRSREEAAAGTIPGAVNIPVSELESALQMEPAAFKGLYSAEKPKLEENLIFFCQMGKRGLQATQLAQSLGYKGARNYEGAYREWLQKEG
- the TSTD1 gene encoding thiosulfate:glutathione sulfurtransferase isoform X1; translated protein: MLPAPRGRAGARFLKLPFAVRTMAGEPTVSLPELRSLLASGRARLFDVRSREEAAAGTIPGAVNIPVSELESALQMEPAAFKGLYSAEKPKLEENLIFFCQMGKRGLQATQLAQSLGYKGARNYEGAYREWLQKEG
- the TSTD1 gene encoding thiosulfate:glutathione sulfurtransferase isoform X2, whose protein sequence is MGGGSWQRNWPFQFEGVTGNEEGAGRIHTLDLPKAGCLSLPAPPHKLGKWLPFRGGLADLLGRCVRPQDRSFQTQPLNLRLPNCRLSIVSSLLLLPVSELESALQMEPAAFKGLYSAEKPKLEENLIFFCQMGKRGLQATQLAQSLGYKGARNYEGAYREWLQKEG